Proteins from one Planctomycetota bacterium genomic window:
- a CDS encoding Zn-ribbon domain-containing OB-fold protein: protein MKTALQARGQSRLEGKEPKKSRLAEQSEKVYPEQSERVKLPETDDGTILFRVPFPDDLKELHNMSPIVVKQPYHIDYIHSYGQDSPFFAGLSNGKLLGTKCPDCGYAYATPKGHCGECGARCDWVELPKVGRIHTFTVCQFGSEEFLKETPYMLILVEFEKFNTLFLSRLIGFDPKKASLDLVGMKVRPQFKRNAKFKPTDVYFVPAE from the coding sequence ATGAAGACAGCATTACAAGCCCGAGGGCAGTCCCGCTTAGAGGGAAAAGAACCCAAGAAGTCACGCTTAGCGGAGCAGTCCGAAAAGGTTTACCCTGAGCAGAGCGAACGGGTCAAACTGCCGGAGACCGATGACGGGACGATTCTGTTCCGCGTGCCGTTCCCGGACGACCTGAAGGAACTCCACAATATGTCGCCTATCGTTGTCAAGCAGCCGTATCACATTGATTATATCCACAGTTACGGCCAGGACTCGCCGTTCTTCGCCGGATTGTCTAACGGCAAACTGCTGGGCACCAAATGCCCGGATTGCGGGTATGCCTATGCTACGCCCAAGGGCCATTGCGGTGAATGCGGCGCCCGGTGTGATTGGGTGGAATTACCCAAGGTCGGCCGGATTCACACCTTTACGGTTTGTCAATTTGGCAGTGAAGAGTTCTTGAAGGAAACGCCTTATATGCTGATACTGGTGGAATTTGAAAAGTTTAATACCCTGTTCCTGAGCCGGCTGATTGGGTTTGACCCGAAGAAAGCCAGTCTGGATTTGGTTGGAATGAAGGTCAGGCCGCAGTTTAAGCGGAATGCCAAATTTAAACCAACTGATGTCTATTTTGTGCCGGCGGAATAG
- a CDS encoding RHS repeat protein produces MKRKMVICLALVGLFFILVGLKPDFIKEKKEKIPKGLKAKTEIGYEIEEKSGKTAKIEAGKTITKYNDKGNQVEFAEYEKGKLVRLYKYDDNANCVEDVSYDADGNPALKIVYRYNDKGKKIERGDYNVEGKLRDKWIYKYDDNGNQVEEIWYDADGNPTAKILYKNDNKGNQVESTEYNAKGKVEYKYHHKYDDKGNRIEYLRYDANGNFIGKDLFKYDDKGNLVEWAGYGSDDKLRYKYLHKYDDKGNQIEDGWYDANGKLYRNDIYKYNDKGNKIEWIGYDADGKLSGKYLYKYDDRDNLAGWAGWSLVKKTFKSAATVRDYEVVLEYEFYPEEKK; encoded by the coding sequence ATGAAACGGAAAATGGTAATCTGTTTAGCCCTCGTGGGTTTATTCTTCATCCTCGTCGGTCTTAAACCTGACTTTATCAAAGAGAAAAAGGAAAAGATACCCAAAGGGCTTAAGGCGAAAACTGAGATTGGGTATGAAATTGAAGAAAAATCCGGCAAAACGGCGAAAATTGAGGCTGGCAAGACGATTACTAAGTATAATGACAAGGGCAATCAGGTTGAGTTCGCTGAATATGAGAAGGGTAAGTTGGTTCGTCTTTATAAGTATGATGATAATGCCAACTGTGTTGAGGATGTTTCTTATGACGCTGATGGCAATCCTGCTCTTAAGATTGTTTACAGGTACAATGACAAGGGCAAGAAGATTGAAAGGGGCGACTATAACGTTGAGGGTAAGTTAAGAGATAAATGGATTTATAAATACGATGATAATGGCAATCAGGTCGAAGAGATTTGGTATGACGCTGATGGTAATCCTACTGCTAAGATTCTTTATAAGAACGACAACAAGGGCAATCAGGTTGAGAGTACTGAATATAACGCTAAGGGCAAGGTAGAATATAAGTATCATCATAAATATGATGATAAGGGCAATCGGATTGAGTATCTTCGTTATGATGCTAATGGCAACTTTATAGGTAAGGATCTTTTTAAGTATGACGATAAGGGCAATTTGGTTGAGTGGGCTGGCTATGGCTCTGACGATAAGTTAAGGTATAAGTATCTTCATAAGTATGATGACAAGGGTAATCAGATCGAGGATGGTTGGTATGACGCTAACGGTAAGTTATACCGTAATGATATTTACAAGTATAATGATAAGGGTAATAAGATTGAGTGGATTGGCTATGACGCTGACGGAAAGTTGTCCGGTAAGTATCTTTATAAGTATGATGATAGAGATAATCTGGCTGGGTGGGCTGGGTGGAGTCTTGTAAAGAAAACATTCAAAAGCGCGGCTACCGTACGGGACTATGAAGTCGTATTAGAATACGAATTTTATCCGGAGGAGAAAAAATAA
- a CDS encoding glutaconyl-CoA decarboxylase subunit alpha, which yields MRQYFEKMPSTFGKKLSDSEIKSASENVQQIKDEEKKLAEAVATVKNAGIPAEVLQKRGEKTVHERIELLVDPGTFMPLNTLYNPENNEEGTTGVVNGIGRINGKYASIIASDNKVLAGAWIPGQAENIFRAQDIAERLHIPLVWVLNCSGVKLTQQEEVYAGRRGHGRPFFRHAELEQKGIPVLVTVFGTNPAGGGYHAISPTMIFAHKNANMAVGGAGIVSGMSPKGGFDLAGAEQIIEATREFTQPLHAGAGFKATPPGGVATHFEHTGFFKSVFETEETAVNALRDAMKMMPTYDPQFFRVAEPKAPLYQPNEIDYIMPFNQKRSYDVEQVMARVFDNSEHTEYKPGYGPEVYCGLAKLDGFLVGVIGNRQGFLPKGYPKYAPYPGVGGKLYREGLIKMNELVTLCGRDRIPMVWFQDTSGIDVGDIAEKAELLGLGQALIYSIQQSDLPMATVVLRKGTAAAHYILGGPQATSNNAFTLGTPTTEIYVMHGETAAAASFSRRLVKEKDAGKPLEPVIEQMNKLAKQYYDQSRPVYCAQRGYVDEVVSFAQLRNYFSVFAGACYQNPKSICPQHQMILPRTIRG from the coding sequence ATGCGCCAATATTTTGAGAAGATGCCTTCCACCTTCGGTAAAAAACTTTCCGATTCTGAAATCAAATCCGCCTCGGAAAATGTCCAGCAGATTAAGGATGAAGAAAAGAAGTTAGCCGAGGCAGTGGCTACCGTCAAGAATGCCGGCATCCCGGCTGAGGTGCTCCAGAAACGGGGCGAGAAGACGGTCCACGAGCGCATCGAATTGCTGGTTGACCCGGGCACCTTCATGCCGCTCAACACCCTTTATAACCCTGAGAATAATGAAGAAGGCACGACCGGCGTGGTCAACGGCATCGGCAGAATCAACGGCAAATACGCTTCTATCATCGCATCCGATAACAAGGTCCTGGCCGGCGCCTGGATTCCGGGCCAGGCCGAGAACATTTTTAGGGCCCAGGACATTGCCGAGCGGCTCCACATCCCGCTGGTCTGGGTCCTGAATTGCAGCGGCGTAAAACTGACCCAGCAGGAAGAGGTCTATGCCGGCCGGCGCGGACACGGTCGTCCCTTTTTCCGTCACGCCGAGCTGGAACAAAAAGGCATCCCGGTCTTAGTCACCGTCTTCGGCACCAATCCGGCTGGCGGCGGCTATCACGCTATCAGCCCGACTATGATATTCGCCCACAAGAACGCCAATATGGCCGTGGGCGGGGCGGGTATCGTCAGCGGAATGAGTCCCAAGGGCGGATTTGACCTGGCCGGCGCTGAACAGATTATCGAAGCCACCCGTGAATTCACCCAGCCCCTGCACGCAGGGGCTGGGTTCAAGGCCACGCCTCCGGGCGGAGTGGCCACCCATTTTGAGCATACCGGATTCTTCAAGAGCGTATTCGAGACCGAAGAGACGGCCGTCAATGCCCTGCGCGATGCCATGAAGATGATGCCGACCTATGACCCGCAATTCTTCCGGGTGGCCGAACCCAAGGCGCCGCTCTATCAGCCCAACGAGATTGACTATATTATGCCGTTCAATCAAAAGCGTTCCTATGACGTGGAGCAGGTCATGGCCCGAGTCTTTGATAACAGCGAACACACCGAATACAAACCCGGCTACGGGCCTGAGGTCTATTGCGGACTGGCCAAATTAGACGGGTTCCTGGTCGGCGTGATTGGCAACCGCCAGGGATTCCTGCCCAAGGGCTATCCCAAATACGCGCCGTATCCGGGCGTAGGCGGGAAACTCTACCGCGAAGGACTGATTAAGATGAACGAACTGGTCACGCTCTGCGGCCGGGACCGGATTCCCATGGTCTGGTTCCAGGACACATCCGGCATTGATGTCGGCGACATTGCCGAAAAGGCCGAACTGCTCGGCTTAGGCCAGGCGCTGATATACTCCATCCAGCAATCTGATTTACCCATGGCGACCGTGGTTCTGCGCAAAGGCACAGCCGCGGCGCACTATATCCTGGGCGGGCCACAGGCCACCAGCAACAACGCATTCACCTTAGGCACACCGACTACGGAAATCTATGTCATGCACGGCGAGACCGCGGCCGCGGCGTCGTTCTCCCGGCGGCTGGTCAAGGAAAAGGACGCCGGCAAGCCATTAGAGCCGGTGATAGAGCAGATGAACAAACTGGCCAAGCAGTATTACGACCAGTCAAGGCCGGTTTACTGCGCCCAGCGGGGCTATGTGGACGAGGTGGTCTCATTCGCGCAACTCAGGAACTACTTTAGCGTCTTTGCCGGAGCGTGCTACCAGAACCCCAAGAGCATCTGTCCGCAACACCAGATGATATTGCCGAGGACGATTAGGGGATAG
- a CDS encoding N-6 DNA methylase, with product MVREVTSATITAYQAEINNNLKDTKKDYGIVFTPERIVDLMVNLIDPSLFGNNKNINILEPACGLAQFLIGIKRNLPGLFNSANLCGVEVNDEIVKYLATLEIGNNIKLIKTDYLIWHQDMFFDLIIGNPPYGIPSLSEHYTIKVDAATKEQYRNAFETWYGKYNVYGAFIEKSIKLLKPNGQLIFIIPPTFMILDDFKKLRTFLSKHGMTKIIYLGPDVFKPDADVTSVILEFHKSDAHAGNLKLLEYNAGKTVAVKIAPNWQGEVVKFETEYTKQLEGVCSHLLSDIYDINVSPRTPEIKHNPNITTIASSNGHNYLPILNGRNLKCHRIIYDNLTGYWIKKSDAKKLRGYFEMPHIVIGLGFREDGRVAAACDQKCYPWMGDVYHLLKKDNLFVGGFDLTEEEILDYLNSDYLKRYVKETYREITYHLSITQIKNFPLPSKKEWHEIKRKDFGKWL from the coding sequence ATGGTCAGGGAAGTTACATCTGCTACCATAACCGCATATCAGGCAGAAATAAACAACAATCTAAAGGATACCAAAAAGGATTATGGTATAGTTTTTACTCCAGAGCGCATCGTGGATTTAATGGTTAACCTAATTGACCCTTCACTTTTTGGCAATAACAAAAATATTAACATCCTTGAACCGGCTTGCGGCTTGGCGCAATTCTTAATCGGGATAAAACGAAATCTGCCTGGCTTGTTCAACTCCGCAAACCTTTGTGGCGTAGAAGTTAATGACGAGATTGTTAAATACCTGGCGACATTAGAGATTGGAAATAATATCAAGTTAATTAAGACCGACTATCTTATCTGGCATCAGGATATGTTCTTTGACTTGATTATCGGCAATCCGCCTTATGGCATTCCTTCTCTTTCCGAGCACTACACAATAAAGGTGGACGCGGCTACTAAGGAACAATATAGAAATGCTTTTGAAACTTGGTATGGCAAATACAATGTTTATGGCGCCTTTATTGAAAAATCCATCAAGCTGCTTAAACCTAATGGCCAATTGATATTCATTATTCCGCCCACCTTTATGATACTGGATGATTTTAAGAAACTCAGGACATTCTTATCCAAACACGGTATGACAAAGATAATCTATTTAGGCCCCGATGTATTTAAGCCGGATGCGGATGTTACATCTGTAATACTGGAATTCCACAAATCTGATGCTCATGCTGGAAACCTCAAATTATTAGAATACAACGCCGGCAAAACTGTTGCCGTAAAGATAGCCCCAAATTGGCAGGGTGAAGTAGTCAAGTTTGAAACCGAGTATACCAAGCAACTGGAAGGCGTTTGTTCACACTTGTTGAGTGATATTTATGATATAAACGTTTCACCGCGTACCCCTGAGATTAAGCATAATCCAAATATTACCACCATTGCATCATCAAACGGGCATAACTATTTACCCATCCTAAATGGCAGAAACCTCAAATGCCATAGAATAATTTATGACAATCTTACCGGTTACTGGATTAAGAAATCAGACGCCAAGAAATTACGCGGCTATTTTGAAATGCCTCATATTGTAATTGGTTTAGGGTTCAGGGAAGATGGCAGGGTCGCCGCGGCATGTGACCAGAAATGCTATCCTTGGATGGGTGATGTCTATCACCTCTTAAAAAAGGATAACTTGTTTGTTGGTGGTTTTGACCTGACCGAAGAAGAAATACTGGACTATCTTAATTCAGATTATCTCAAAAGATATGTCAAGGAAACCTATCGGGAAATCACCTACCATCTAAGTATCACCCAAATAAAGAATTTTCCTCTGCCTTCCAAGAAGGAATGGCATGAGATAAAAAGAAAGGATTTTGGCAAATGGTTATAG
- a CDS encoding radical SAM protein has protein sequence MVNSKLNVTLTALAFPRRDLSPALVGLVEYARREPLLAENINFVIHQFQYVDDVSVLADNLCREPGNLYAFSCYVWNFHECLQLAKLVKERLPQSVVLFGGPEATGLAGHLLEQYRFIDYVIKGEGEEPFKRFLMCMLDKSGLSNVPSLVYRNDSGEVLETVPAEQSDIGLLPSVCGSDYYVNYLNQATETVTVTFETSRGCPFRCRYCSWGGKQVRFHPLDRVFAGLRKVLNHPSVRRIYITDADIFLNKRRGKEILNFLLNNNPFKVPVIFEVNPEILDDETIELISKFGDDEFAFGLQSSSPAVLESINRRFNSQRYCENITKLKAVNPEVKIWFSLIVGLPGDSLATFKQSLAFAVRMMPHSLYIHEFLCLPGSEFFKEQAKYGFLCQTEAPHKLIYHRTFGQRDYFAAKELGFYVSLFHYYGFVKEPLFTLWEKTNTPEINLLHWYERFVEFLRQRIDLTGGKDVKEVPSFLFDEYYQKATGDKELTGRLKLLFDRFYVMLENELENDVLAFEGAAV, from the coding sequence ATGGTAAATAGTAAACTTAATGTAACCCTGACAGCGCTGGCGTTCCCGCGCCGGGACCTGTCACCGGCCCTGGTCGGCTTGGTGGAATACGCCCGGCGGGAACCTTTATTAGCGGAAAATATCAACTTTGTCATCCATCAATTCCAATACGTGGATGATGTCTCGGTTCTGGCTGATAATCTGTGCCGGGAACCGGGAAACCTTTATGCTTTTTCCTGTTATGTCTGGAATTTCCATGAATGCCTGCAACTGGCGAAACTTGTCAAGGAGCGGTTGCCTCAATCGGTCGTCTTATTCGGAGGCCCTGAAGCGACTGGATTGGCCGGGCATCTGTTGGAACAATACCGGTTCATAGATTATGTCATCAAGGGCGAAGGCGAGGAGCCGTTCAAGAGGTTTCTGATGTGTATGCTGGACAAGTCCGGATTATCCAATGTGCCGTCCCTGGTTTATCGTAATGACAGCGGAGAGGTATTGGAAACCGTTCCGGCTGAGCAATCTGATATCGGTTTATTGCCATCCGTATGCGGTAGCGATTATTACGTCAACTATCTGAATCAAGCCACGGAGACCGTAACGGTTACTTTTGAAACCAGCCGGGGCTGTCCGTTCAGATGCCGTTATTGCTCGTGGGGCGGCAAGCAGGTCAGGTTCCATCCGCTGGACCGGGTGTTTGCCGGCTTGCGAAAGGTCCTGAATCACCCGTCGGTCCGGCGTATTTATATCACTGATGCCGATATCTTTCTTAATAAGCGGCGCGGCAAGGAGATACTTAATTTCCTGTTGAATAATAATCCGTTCAAGGTGCCCGTAATCTTTGAGGTGAATCCGGAGATATTGGACGACGAAACCATTGAATTAATATCCAAGTTCGGCGATGATGAATTCGCGTTCGGGTTGCAGAGTTCGTCACCGGCTGTTTTGGAAAGCATCAACCGCCGTTTTAACTCCCAGCGGTATTGCGAGAATATAACGAAGTTGAAAGCGGTTAATCCGGAAGTTAAAATCTGGTTTAGCTTGATTGTCGGACTGCCGGGTGATTCGCTGGCTACTTTTAAGCAATCGCTGGCTTTTGCGGTCAGGATGATGCCTCATTCTTTGTATATCCACGAATTTCTCTGTTTGCCCGGCTCGGAATTCTTTAAGGAGCAGGCTAAATATGGATTCCTTTGCCAGACCGAGGCGCCGCATAAATTAATCTATCATCGGACCTTTGGACAACGGGATTATTTCGCGGCAAAGGAATTGGGATTTTATGTCAGCTTGTTCCATTATTACGGATTCGTTAAAGAGCCGCTTTTTACGCTCTGGGAGAAAACCAATACGCCGGAAATAAACTTGCTTCATTGGTATGAGCGGTTTGTAGAGTTTTTGCGCCAGAGGATTGACCTGACCGGGGGTAAGGATGTTAAAGAGGTTCCTTCTTTTCTCTTTGATGAGTATTACCAGAAGGCCACTGGAGATAAGGAATTAACGGGCCGGTTGAAGTTATTGTTTGACCGGTTTTACGTGATGCTGGAGAATGAATTAGAGAACGATGTCCTGGCGTTTGAAGGAGCGGCGGTATGA
- a CDS encoding 4Fe-4S binding protein: MKLRQRVRLFLIILSFILFPATIFYFSPYLIIMASGYGIVNGSMIVFIAMFLSSLFLGRLWCGWLCAGAGISEALFAVQNKKASNRHNWIKYAIWVPWIIIIVVAAVSAGGYKKIDFFVATTNGFSVVDLHGYIIYFVVVGTIVTLSLTTGRRGFCHYGCWMAPFMTIGHKISTLLHLPSVRLVSDKSKCTDCLSCTKKCPMSLEVNAMVQKDDMGNSECVLCGTCADTCAKEVIKYSLFK; the protein is encoded by the coding sequence ATGAAACTAAGACAACGAGTTAGACTATTTCTTATTATATTGTCTTTTATCTTATTCCCGGCAACAATCTTCTACTTCTCGCCGTATCTGATTATCATGGCTTCGGGATATGGCATCGTCAACGGCAGTATGATAGTTTTCATCGCCATGTTCCTCAGCTCATTATTCCTGGGTAGATTATGGTGCGGCTGGCTCTGCGCCGGGGCCGGAATATCCGAAGCGCTCTTTGCCGTCCAGAACAAGAAAGCCAGCAACCGGCACAACTGGATTAAATACGCCATCTGGGTCCCCTGGATTATAATTATTGTTGTTGCGGCGGTCTCTGCCGGAGGATACAAAAAAATAGATTTCTTCGTTGCCACCACCAATGGCTTCTCAGTAGTCGACCTGCACGGCTATATCATCTATTTCGTTGTGGTCGGAACTATTGTCACGCTGTCTCTGACCACCGGCCGGAGGGGATTCTGCCACTATGGCTGCTGGATGGCGCCCTTTATGACTATCGGCCATAAAATCTCCACCCTGCTGCACTTGCCGTCCGTAAGATTGGTATCTGACAAGTCAAAATGCACCGATTGCCTGAGTTGCACCAAAAAGTGCCCGATGAGTTTAGAAGTCAATGCCATGGTCCAAAAGGACGATATGGGAAATTCGGAATGCGTCCTCTGCGGCACCTGCGCCGACACCTGCGCTAAAGAGGTGATAAAATACTCGCTATTTAAATAA
- a CDS encoding acyl-CoA dehydrogenase family protein, with the protein MFETTYGLTEDQLAMRQLAREIAQEKIKPVAAKYDEENSFPWPIVKILADAGLFGCFIEEKYGGTGGGVLDLCIITEELCRTCGGISLSLAATALGTFPIILYGNEEQKKKYLTEIAAGRKLAAFGLTEANAGSDASGIQTTATKDGDYYIINGTKQWITNAGEAKIYSVITITDRSKGARGATAFIIEDGTPGFSYGKKENKMGIRASATRELVFENCRVHKSQMLGKEGYGFFVAMKTFDASRPGVASQALGIAQGALDLAVQYSRERKQFGKAICSFQGLQFMLADMATQVAAARYLTYEAARAADNKHPNVGAISAMAKLYASDTAMKVTTDAVQVFGGYGYMKEYPVEKMMRDAKITQIYEGTNQIQREVIALELIKESAKGK; encoded by the coding sequence ATGTTTGAAACCACATACGGACTGACCGAAGACCAACTGGCTATGAGGCAACTGGCCCGGGAAATAGCCCAGGAGAAAATCAAACCGGTAGCGGCAAAGTACGACGAAGAAAACTCTTTCCCCTGGCCCATCGTCAAGATACTGGCTGATGCCGGGCTGTTCGGCTGCTTCATTGAAGAAAAATACGGCGGCACCGGCGGCGGCGTGCTGGATTTGTGCATCATCACCGAGGAACTCTGCCGGACCTGCGGCGGCATCTCGCTGTCTTTGGCCGCCACGGCCCTGGGCACCTTCCCGATTATCCTCTACGGCAACGAAGAACAAAAGAAAAAGTATCTGACCGAAATCGCCGCCGGCCGTAAACTGGCCGCCTTCGGACTGACCGAAGCCAATGCCGGCAGCGACGCCAGCGGCATCCAGACCACGGCCACCAAGGATGGAGATTATTATATCATCAACGGAACCAAACAATGGATAACCAACGCCGGCGAAGCCAAGATATATTCAGTCATCACGATTACGGACCGGAGCAAAGGCGCCCGGGGCGCCACGGCCTTTATCATTGAGGACGGCACACCCGGATTCTCCTACGGCAAGAAAGAAAATAAGATGGGTATCCGCGCCTCAGCCACCCGCGAGCTGGTGTTTGAAAACTGCCGGGTTCACAAGAGCCAGATGCTCGGCAAGGAGGGCTACGGCTTCTTCGTGGCTATGAAAACATTTGACGCATCCAGGCCGGGCGTGGCTTCCCAGGCACTGGGCATTGCCCAAGGCGCGCTGGATTTGGCGGTTCAATATTCCCGCGAACGCAAACAATTCGGCAAGGCCATCTGCTCATTCCAGGGACTGCAGTTTATGCTGGCGGATATGGCGACGCAAGTGGCGGCCGCCCGGTATCTGACCTATGAAGCCGCCCGGGCCGCGGATAACAAGCATCCCAATGTCGGCGCTATTTCGGCCATGGCCAAACTCTACGCCTCGGACACGGCCATGAAGGTCACCACTGACGCGGTCCAGGTATTCGGCGGCTACGGCTATATGAAGGAATACCCGGTGGAAAAGATGATGCGCGACGCCAAGATTACCCAGATTTACGAAGGCACTAACCAGATTCAGCGCGAGGTTATCGCCCTGGAGTTAATCAAGGAATCGGCTAAAGGTAAGTAG
- a CDS encoding GIY-YIG nuclease family protein, whose product MWYVYCLRCKDNSIYTGITNDLKQRINRHNQGKGSKYTASRRPVKFVYQEKHPDKSSALKRESYLKGLDKNQKEEMVAAKGKSRYASG is encoded by the coding sequence ATGTGGTATGTCTATTGTTTGAGGTGCAAGGATAATTCTATTTATACCGGGATTACCAATGACCTTAAACAAAGAATAAACCGACATAATCAAGGTAAGGGTTCTAAATACACGGCCTCTCGGCGGCCGGTAAAATTTGTTTATCAGGAAAAACATCCTGATAAATCATCAGCCTTAAAAAGAGAAAGTTATCTGAAAGGATTGGATAAGAACCAGAAAGAGGAAATGGTCGCAGCCAAAGGAAAATCCCGATATGCATCGGGATAA
- a CDS encoding GIY-YIG nuclease family protein, with translation MWYVYFLRCSDNSIYTGITTDLESRVKRHNQGKGCKYTASRQPIKLIYSEKYPDKSQAARRESYLKGLTRIKKEEIVVGSLRPDSNQGSV, from the coding sequence ATGTGGTATGTGTATTTTTTAAGGTGTAGTGACAATTCCATATATACCGGAATTACCACTGACCTTGAATCTCGTGTAAAACGACACAACCAAGGTAAAGGATGCAAATATACAGCATCCAGGCAACCAATAAAGTTGATTTATTCAGAAAAATATCCTGATAAATCGCAGGCAGCAAGAAGAGAAAGCTACCTGAAAGGATTAACCAGAATTAAAAAGGAAGAAATAGTCGTGGGTTCACTTCGCCCAGATAGTAATCAGGGCTCAGTGTAA
- the rpsB gene encoding 30S ribosomal protein S2 — protein sequence MALISLTDLVEGGAHFGHRSSRWNPKMKPYIMGTRKGSHIIDLKETIKGVIKATELLKAIAKRGGMAIFVGTKKQLASIIESEAKRCNMPYVNNRWLGGTLTNFDTIKKQLTKFLKFEKSEAEGTIVHYNKKEQSQFQRELERLRGNLGGLREMSRVPDVLIAVDQSRSKTSLDEAIRSNIPTICLLDTDGNPSDITIPIPINDDAIKSVGLVLTKLADAIIEGKSELVIKPLKTEAEPEEKATKRIIHFKKEGIRPLDKGKKDTKPRVHTKK from the coding sequence ATGGCTTTAATTTCGTTAACCGACCTGGTAGAAGGCGGCGCACATTTCGGACACCGGTCATCCAGATGGAATCCCAAGATGAAACCTTACATTATGGGCACCCGCAAAGGCAGTCATATCATTGATCTGAAAGAGACCATTAAGGGTGTTATCAAGGCAACTGAGCTGCTCAAGGCCATTGCCAAGAGGGGCGGCATGGCAATATTCGTCGGCACCAAGAAACAGCTGGCGAGTATCATTGAATCCGAAGCCAAGCGCTGCAATATGCCCTATGTCAACAACCGCTGGCTGGGCGGGACGTTGACTAATTTTGATACCATCAAGAAACAGCTGACTAAATTCCTCAAATTCGAGAAATCCGAGGCCGAAGGCACCATAGTTCACTACAATAAAAAAGAACAATCACAATTCCAGAGAGAATTAGAGCGGCTGCGCGGTAATCTCGGCGGGTTGCGCGAGATGTCGCGGGTTCCTGATGTCCTTATTGCCGTGGACCAGAGCCGTTCCAAGACTTCATTGGATGAAGCCATCCGTTCCAATATTCCTACTATCTGCCTGCTCGATACGGATGGTAATCCTTCCGATATCACGATTCCCATTCCGATAAATGACGATGCCATTAAGTCGGTCGGGCTGGTCCTGACCAAACTGGCTGATGCCATCATCGAGGGCAAGAGCGAGTTGGTGATAAAACCGTTAAAGACCGAGGCCGAACCGGAAGAGAAGGCCACCAAGAGGATTATTCATTTTAAGAAGGAAGGTATCAGGCCGCTGGATAAAGGCAAGAAAGACACCAAACCAAGGGTTCATACTAAGAAATAG
- the tsf gene encoding translation elongation factor Ts translates to MSAITATQVKELRDKTSASMAECKKALEECAGDVTKASDALRRRGLALAEKKMDKAVSQGRVGSYIHSNGKVGVLLELACETDFVAKNDDFQALLKDICLHITAMSPLVISREQLDKQLIEQEKEFYRKELKDKPPQMVEKIVDGKIDKFFYTQKCLLDQPFVKDDKIKVGDLIKNHIAKFGENIVVKRFQRFEIGK, encoded by the coding sequence ATGAGTGCGATTACCGCCACCCAGGTGAAGGAATTAAGAGACAAGACCTCGGCCAGTATGGCTGAGTGCAAAAAGGCTCTGGAGGAATGTGCCGGTGATGTAACCAAAGCTTCTGATGCCTTAAGGCGCCGCGGGTTAGCCTTGGCTGAGAAGAAGATGGATAAGGCCGTCTCCCAGGGACGAGTTGGTTCTTATATCCATTCCAACGGAAAGGTTGGTGTCCTGCTGGAACTGGCCTGCGAAACAGATTTCGTGGCCAAGAATGACGATTTCCAGGCGTTGCTTAAGGATATCTGCCTGCATATTACCGCCATGTCTCCGCTGGTGATTTCCCGGGAGCAGCTGGATAAGCAGTTGATTGAGCAGGAAAAAGAGTTTTACCGCAAGGAACTCAAGGACAAGCCGCCTCAAATGGTGGAAAAGATTGTGGATGGCAAGATAGATAAATTCTTCTATACCCAGAAGTGCCTATTGGACCAGCCGTTTGTCAAGGACGATAAGATAAAGGTCGGCGACCTGATAAAAAATCATATCGCCAAGTTCGGCGAGAATATCGTGGTTAAGCGATTCCAGCGATTTGAGATTGGCAAGTGA